A genomic stretch from Larimichthys crocea isolate SSNF chromosome XXII, L_crocea_2.0, whole genome shotgun sequence includes:
- the ponzr2 gene encoding cornifelin homolog B, which translates to MSSTLVIKQPQPVMEARDSDEWGSGICDCCQDMPECCFAFWCCPCFACKTTKAYGQCLCLPLLDMFGMIPVTTMSMRVSMRQRYGIKGTMCKDCLYAACCLSCSWCQMSREMRRRKIQVVLVSAKNT; encoded by the exons ATGTCTTCCACATTGGTCATCAAGCAGCCTCAGCCTGTGATGGAGGCCCGGGACTCAGATGAGTGGGGATCGGGGATATGTGACTGCTGTCAAGACATGCCTGAGT GTTGCTTTGCTTTCTGGTGCTGTCCATGCTTCGCCTGTAAAACTACTAAGGCCTATGgtcagtgtctctgtctccccctgCTGGACATGTTCGGCATGATCCCTGTCACCACCATGTCCATGAGGGTCAGCATGCGGCAGCGCTATGGCATCAAA GGCACCATGTGTAAGGACTGTCTGTACGCTGCCTGCTGCTTGTCCTGCAGCTGGTGTCAGATGTCcagagagatgagaagaagaaaaatccaaGTGGTTCTAGTCAGCGCCaagaacacatga
- the st6gal1 gene encoding beta-galactoside alpha-2,6-sialyltransferase 1, translated as MGYKIPGAAMDRVSLLWRLRRRARRGVLCMAFFCISMALLYALCAENSVPVTDAIFGVRARTRAQPRAHSVIKVLRGGAKPMYIDPQKLPGVVPGDPHRPIPVLSSPNHTHEAVDSTPKRKPREREPSGFLSRMLPRPFTRALETLFGGRRKGELSGRGSDAEFFGPHGLLGEVWDDEMSSSMLGNRLRKVVQNYQAMNKYGVEFSGPGGVSSRPKLSGPKLLCQIKDTVEVTTLTADLQPFSLLPWAAQLPPKQLTSDLGPYKSCAVVSSAGSLRYSGLGREIDTHDAVLRFNAAPTTGYEKDVGSKTTIRLINSQVMASDDHRFLSSSLYSSGALVAWDPAPFSADLSQWYNRTDYPIFTQYQRYRRLHPMQPFYILHPRFEWQVWQRIQDNMAEPIQKNPPSSGLLGTVLMMSLCEVVHVYEFLPSRRKTELCHYYQRFFDAACTLGAYHPLLYEKNLVKRMNQGSDRDIYTHGRITLPGFSKMNCSQAAGGVPNH; from the exons aTGGGCTACAAG ATTCCCGGAGCCGCGATGGACAGAGTCAGCCTACTGTGGCGTCTGAGACGTCGGGCTCGCCGTGGAGTGCTCTGCATGGCCTTCTTCTGCATCTCCATGGCTCTGCTCTACGCCCTCTGCGCTGAAAACAGCGTACCCGTCACCGACGCCATCTTCGGGGTCCGGGCACGAACCCGGGCTCAGCCTCGTGCACACTCCGTCATCAAG GTGCTGCGAGGCGGGGCCAAGCCCATGTACATCGACCCTCAGAAGCTCCCGGGTGTCGTCCCAGGTGACCCTCACCGTCCAATCCCTGTCCTATCCTCTCCAAACCACACCCATGAAGCTGTGGACTCGACGCCAAAGCGGAAGCCAAGAGAGCGGGAGCCTTCTGGGTTTTTGTCTCGGATGCTGCCGCGCCCCTTCACTCGTGCCCTGGAGACCCTGTTTGGAGGTCGCCGGAAGGGGGAGCTGAGTGGCCGAGGCAGTGATGCCGAGTTCTTCGGGCCTCATGGCCTTTTGGGTGAAGTGTGGGATGACGAGATGTCCAGTAGCATGCTGGGAAACAGACTGAGGAAGGTGGTGCAGAATTATCAG GCGATGAATAAGTACGGAGTGGAGTTCTCTGGCCCTGGCGGCGTGTCCAGCAGGCCCAAACTGAGTGGTCCCAAGCTCCTCTGCCAAATAAAGGACACGGTAGAGGTGACGACTTTGACCGCTGACCTCCAGCCCTTTTCGTTGCTGCCCTGGGCCGCCCAGCTGCCACCGAAGCAGCTGACCTCCGACCTCGGGCCTTACAAGAGCTGCGCTGTAGTGTCGTCCGCAGGGTCGCTGCGCTactctggactgggcagagAGATAG ACACCCATGATGCTGTGCTGCGCTTCAACGCAGCGCCCACCACCGGCTACGAGAAGGACGTCGGTTCTAAAACCACAATCCGCCTCATCAACTCGCAG GTGATGGCGTCTGATGACCATCGTTTCCTGTCCAGTTCTCTGTACAGCTCAGGTGCTCTGGTGGCCTGGGACCCCGCCCCCTTCTCTGCTGACCTCAGTCAG TGGTACAACAGGACAGACTACCCCATCTTCACCCAGTACCAGAGGTACAGGAGGCTTCATCCTATGCAGCCTTTCTACATCCTGCATCCTCGCTTTGAGTGGCAGGTCTGGCAACGAATACAAGACAACATGGCTGAGCCCATCCAGAAGAACCCACCCTCTTCCGGCCTGCTCG GCACcgtcctgatgatgtcactgtgcGAGGTGGTCCACGTCTACGAGTTCCTGCCGTCGCGCAGGAAGACGGAGCTCTGCCATTACTACCAGCGTTTCTTCGACGCCGCCTGCACGCTCGGTGCCTACCACCCTCTGCTGTACGAGAAGAACCTGGTCAAGCGGATGAACCAGGGCTCCGACCGTGACATCTATACCCACGGACGCATCACGCTGCCTGGGTTCAGTAAGATGAACTGCTCCCAGGCAGCTGGAGGTGTACCCAACCACTGA